A window of the Helianthus annuus cultivar XRQ/B chromosome 4, HanXRQr2.0-SUNRISE, whole genome shotgun sequence genome harbors these coding sequences:
- the LOC110913127 gene encoding UPF0481 protein At3g47200, translating into MQVQDQTHSNIELPDDSIIDSIIDSISNSVVYDAPTPPPSSVSRIPRIPRMVREKDDYEKYYVPNVVSIGPYHFGEPKLQFVEKLKPVYTMKLLKGKKDILKSLYKTLGEQQMVEKLRSFYEENSTTKFSDDVFTKMMLLDSCFILHYVNSEKWWWGYHFPQLNYKQLSFVCQDLFMLENQIPFQVLSVVMSSLAKIYDLKYVDTEKNIHQLIRSASLLAYPSDQHLLSPEPDHLLHLLHRSHTPQVVRRPTKNLNRSYNYKSSNFPNVNQLLDVWIRFKPCETLEHINFSRRGCMFSSYVELPPITVDDDTKPILLNLIAYETCPGKEIAWVSSYVCLLQSLICNHEDVKVLIKAGVLENGLGTNNEVVDFFKEITNDLVTQKLYIEVKNEIQSHYEGWSNTPISELTHEYRKSPWKFLSLLGALIALFLSAVQTYFTVWSPK; encoded by the coding sequence ATGCAGGTGCAAGACCAAACCCATAGCAACATCGAGCTCCCTGATGACTCGATTATTGACTCGATCATTGACTCAATTTCTAACTCTGTTGTCTATGATGCTCCCACTCCCCCACCGTCATCAGTGTCACGTATCCCTAGAATTCCAAGAATGGTGAGAGAGAAAGACGACTACGAGAAATACTATGTTCCCAATGTTGTCTCCATTGGTCCATACCATTTTGGGGAACCGAAACTCCAATTTGTCGAGAAACTCAAGCCTGTTTACACAATGAAGCTCCTTAAAGGCAAGAAGGATATCCTAAAAAGTTTGTATAAAACACTTGGTGAACAACAAATGGTGGAAAAATTAAGAAGCTTCTATGAAGAAAATTCGACAACCAAGTTTAGTGATGATGTCTTTACTAAGATGATGTTGCTAGATTCTTGTTTTATTTTGCACTATGTAAATTCTGAAAAATGGTGGTGGGGATATCATTTTCCACAGTTAAATTACAAACAACTTTCGTTTGTTTGTCAGGATTTGTTTATGTTGGAAAACCAAATTCCCTTCCAAGTTCTAAGTGTGGTGATGAGTAGTTTGGCAAAAATATACGATTTAAAGTATGTCGATACCGAAAAGAACATCCATCAGCTCATCCGTTCTGCCAGTTTGTTGGCATATCCATCAGATCAACACTTATTATCCCCCGAACCGGatcatcttctccatcttctTCATCGTAGTCATACACCTCAAGTTGTAAGACGTCCCACGAAGAATTTGAATCGAAGTTACAATTACAAAAGCAGTAATTTCCCCAACGTTAACCAGCTTTTGGATGTATGGATTCGTTTCAAGCCATGTGAGACTTTGGAACATATTAATTTCTCTAGAAGAGGGTGTATGTTTTCATCGTATGTAGAACTCCCTCCAATAACCGTGGATGATGACACCAAGCCTATTTTGTTAAACTTAATAGCCTATGAAACGTGCCCAGGTAAAGAAATTGCATGGGTTTCATCGTACGTTTGTCTTCTTCAGTCTCTGATTTGCAACCATGAGGACGTTAAGGTTCTTATAAAAGCTGGGGTGCTTGAAAACGGCTTAGGGACTAACAACGAAGTAGTGGATTTCTTCAAAGAAATAACAAATGATTTAGTTACACAAAAATTATATATTGAAGTTAAGAATGAGATACAAAGTCATTATGAAGGTTGGAGTAACACACCTATTTCTGAACTTACGCACGAATATCGCAAGAGCCCCTGGAAGTTTCTTTCACTTCTTGGAGCTTTGATAGCTCTTTTTCTTAGTGCCGTTCAAACTTATTTCACTGTCTGGAGTCCCAAATGA